Proteins from one Chroococcidiopsis sp. CCMEE 29 genomic window:
- a CDS encoding chemotaxis protein CheB codes for MRRFTGELSRDDPLARPSFELIVVGTSMGGLNALSILLAGLPKSFLVPVAVVQHRHKDSDNTLSSFLQRHSTLPLKAVEDKETIMPGWIYLAPADYHLLVEQGSFALSTEAPVSYARPSIDVLFESAADVYAERVIGVILTGANHDGAQGLAKIQERGGLAIIQDPATAESRTMPEAAIAAVKPDWILPLSGIAPCLVNLCQFALKE; via the coding sequence ATGAGAAGATTTACCGGAGAATTGTCTAGAGACGATCCGCTAGCTCGTCCCTCCTTTGAGCTGATTGTTGTTGGTACATCTATGGGTGGACTAAATGCCCTCAGTATTCTGCTGGCAGGTTTGCCAAAGAGCTTTCTGGTGCCTGTGGCTGTTGTTCAACACCGGCACAAAGATTCCGACAATACATTAAGCTCATTCTTGCAGCGACACAGCACGCTGCCATTAAAAGCAGTGGAAGACAAAGAAACAATTATGCCAGGATGGATATATTTGGCTCCCGCCGATTATCACTTACTAGTTGAACAAGGTAGTTTTGCTTTGTCCACCGAAGCTCCTGTATCTTATGCACGACCATCGATTGATGTGCTATTCGAGTCAGCAGCCGATGTCTACGCCGAAAGAGTTATTGGAGTAATATTGACTGGAGCCAATCACGATGGTGCTCAGGGATTGGCAAAAATCCAAGAGCGAGGCGGACTGGCAATTATCCAAGATCCTGCCACAGCCGAAAGTCGAACAATGCCAGAAGCAGCGATCGCAGCGGTGAAACCAGACTGGATTTTGCCACTCTCAGGCATTGCTCCCTGCTTGGTCAACTTGTGTCAATTTGCGTTAAAGGAGTAG
- a CDS encoding protein-glutamate O-methyltransferase CheR, which translates to MNRNELEAIEIQLLLEGVYRYHGFDFRNYAPASLKRRIWNIIRSEHLTTVSGLQEKVLHDPACLERFLLGLSVNVTAMFRDPSFYVALRSKVLPLLRTYPFIRIWHAGCSTGEEVYSMAILLQEEGLYQRCRIYATDMNEMVLRKAKAGIFSLGLMQEYTQNYLLAGGKQSFAEYYTAAYENAIFRSSLKENIVFSQHNLATDSSFNEFNVILCRNVLIYFNQLLQERVHKLLYESLGTFGVLGLGRQESLKFTPHEQQYEELVGHEKIYRRIV; encoded by the coding sequence ATGAACAGAAATGAACTTGAAGCGATCGAAATCCAGCTGTTGTTGGAGGGTGTATATCGTTACCACGGGTTTGATTTCAGAAATTATGCCCCAGCCTCACTTAAACGCCGAATCTGGAACATAATCCGTTCTGAGCATTTAACGACTGTTTCTGGACTTCAGGAAAAGGTTCTTCATGACCCCGCTTGTCTAGAACGATTCTTACTCGGTCTCTCCGTCAATGTGACTGCTATGTTCCGCGATCCTAGCTTCTATGTTGCTTTAAGAAGCAAGGTTTTGCCGTTATTGCGTACCTATCCCTTCATTCGCATCTGGCATGCCGGGTGTTCAACGGGTGAGGAAGTCTACTCGATGGCTATCTTGTTACAAGAAGAAGGGCTTTACCAACGGTGCCGCATCTATGCTACCGACATGAATGAGATGGTGTTGAGAAAAGCCAAGGCTGGGATATTTTCATTGGGATTGATGCAGGAATATACTCAGAATTATCTCCTAGCAGGCGGCAAGCAGTCTTTTGCCGAATATTACACTGCTGCTTACGAAAATGCTATTTTTCGCTCTTCCCTCAAGGAGAATATTGTCTTCTCTCAACATAACCTGGCAACCGATAGTTCCTTCAATGAGTTCAATGTCATCCTGTGTCGCAACGTCTTGATCTATTTCAATCAATTGCTGCAAGAACGGGTTCACAAGCTGTTGTACGAAAGCCTTGGCACCTTTGGTGTGCTAGGACTCGGACGCCAAGAGTCTCTCAAGTTCACCCCACATGAGCAGCAGTATGAGGAGTTAGTAGGACATGAGAAGATTTACCGGAGAATTGTCTAG